In Haloterrigena alkaliphila, a single genomic region encodes these proteins:
- a CDS encoding archaea-specific SMC-related protein: protein MKNELTEKNQELPERATLSVDNIGGINETEVTFQEGVTVLAGRNATNRTSLLQGLMAALGSDRVSLKADADKGHASLEFGDETYHRTLERRNGTIVTDGDPYLENHKLADLFAFLPETNEARQAVARDDDLQELIMRPVDTEEIQAEIQRLEQRKQEIDEQLEELDELETQLPDLEAKRKRVTDEIESLEEELETARDELEETNVDVEEHREEQSELEERLVELRRMRSELERVRDRIETERESIDALKDEREEVQEQLEELSTGKDEDIGRIESEIETLQDEKAELSGEISQLQSTIQFNRQLLEEGESILPENEQSGTGSDGSITDRLAVDEETVTCWTCGSSVVREEIETTVEQLQDVHQERLEKRSEISSELEERRETLSEINENRTEYRQTQQRLDSIDDEIDRRRNRIEDLTADREDLTGEIDDLEAEIDDLETADQNDVLDQHKEVNRLEFELERKERERDEIEDEIASIEQRLDERGGLESRREKITDELTDLRTRIDQIEATAVESFNEHMENLLEILGYDNLDRIWIDRTTREVREGRRKVTKSSFDLKIVWSTDSGVAYEDTITHLSESEREVTGLVFALAGYLVHDVYETVSFMLLDSLEAIDSERIVNLLDYFETHVPYLVVALLEEDAQAVETEHARITEI from the coding sequence ATGAAGAACGAATTAACTGAGAAGAATCAAGAGCTCCCAGAAAGGGCAACACTTTCCGTCGACAACATTGGGGGAATTAACGAGACAGAGGTGACGTTTCAGGAGGGAGTAACGGTTCTCGCCGGACGGAACGCGACGAACCGAACATCGCTCCTCCAAGGACTCATGGCGGCACTCGGAAGCGATCGCGTCAGCCTAAAGGCCGACGCAGATAAGGGGCACGCGTCGCTTGAGTTCGGCGACGAGACCTATCACCGAACTCTCGAGCGACGAAACGGAACAATCGTCACCGACGGTGATCCGTACCTCGAAAATCACAAACTCGCGGACCTATTCGCCTTCTTACCCGAGACTAACGAGGCACGACAGGCTGTCGCTCGTGACGATGACCTTCAGGAACTGATCATGCGGCCGGTCGACACCGAGGAGATTCAGGCCGAAATCCAACGCCTCGAGCAGCGCAAACAGGAAATCGACGAACAACTCGAGGAATTGGACGAACTCGAGACGCAACTTCCCGATCTGGAGGCGAAACGAAAGCGCGTTACCGACGAGATTGAATCGCTAGAGGAGGAACTTGAGACCGCGCGCGACGAGCTCGAGGAGACGAACGTCGATGTCGAAGAGCACCGCGAGGAGCAGTCCGAACTCGAGGAGCGACTCGTAGAACTTCGCAGAATGCGCTCGGAACTCGAACGCGTCCGCGATCGTATCGAGACCGAACGCGAGAGCATTGACGCCCTCAAGGACGAACGGGAAGAGGTCCAAGAGCAACTCGAGGAACTTTCGACAGGCAAGGACGAAGACATCGGGCGCATCGAGTCAGAAATCGAGACGCTACAGGATGAGAAAGCCGAACTCTCCGGCGAGATCTCCCAACTCCAGAGTACCATACAGTTCAACAGACAACTCCTCGAGGAAGGGGAGTCAATTCTGCCGGAGAACGAACAGAGCGGAACCGGGAGCGACGGATCCATCACGGATCGGCTGGCCGTGGACGAAGAGACGGTCACCTGTTGGACCTGTGGCTCGTCGGTCGTGCGCGAGGAGATCGAAACGACAGTCGAGCAGTTGCAGGATGTGCACCAGGAGCGACTCGAGAAACGCTCGGAGATCAGTTCCGAACTCGAGGAGCGTCGCGAAACGCTCTCGGAGATCAACGAGAACCGAACCGAATACCGGCAGACACAGCAGCGTCTCGATTCGATCGACGACGAGATCGACCGTCGTCGCAATCGGATCGAGGATCTGACGGCCGATCGCGAGGACCTCACCGGCGAGATCGACGACCTTGAGGCAGAGATCGATGACCTCGAGACGGCCGACCAGAATGATGTACTCGACCAACACAAGGAAGTCAACCGGCTGGAATTCGAACTCGAGCGAAAGGAGCGCGAGCGCGACGAGATCGAAGACGAGATCGCGTCGATCGAACAGCGACTCGACGAGCGAGGAGGGCTCGAAAGCCGCCGTGAGAAGATCACTGACGAACTGACTGACCTCCGGACGCGGATTGACCAAATAGAGGCGACCGCCGTTGAGAGCTTCAACGAGCACATGGAAAACCTTCTCGAAATCCTCGGGTACGACAACCTCGACCGGATCTGGATCGACCGCACCACCCGGGAAGTCCGCGAGGGACGCCGGAAGGTTACGAAGTCGTCGTTCGACCTTAAGATCGTCTGGAGTACTGATTCCGGCGTAGCCTACGAAGACACGATCACCCACCTAAGCGAAAGCGAACGCGAGGTAACCGGGCTCGTGTTCGCGCTGGCCGGCTATCTCGTCCATGACGTCTACGAAACGGTCTCCTTCATGCTGTTGGATTCACTTGAGGCGATCGACTCAGAGCGGATCGTGAATTTACTCGATTACTTCGAGACCCACGTGCCATACCTCGTCGTTGCGCTACTGGAAGAGGATGCGCAGGCGGTTGAGACAGAGCACGCCCGAATCACGGAGATATAG
- a CDS encoding zinc-binding dehydrogenase: MIQPHRMMKAVYLHGPRDLRVEDADRRDVAPGTVAVDIEYTGICGSDLHEYEAGPVPIRAEGTDHSIPESDWDEHLPKPMGHEIAGTVSTVGENVEGIDVGDRVTLNMVAGCHDCRYCATGKYHLCEQGDGGVVSSRGFADRIVVPESMAVPIPDEVSLRHATLAEPLGVSLRGVRRSGLDSTDRVAVFGAGPIGLGVVAAAAAGGAREIYVSEPRAARREAAEALGADVVIDPTAIDAVERIKRETDRVEVSFECAGTATTLTDALRSTAYGETVVVLSVFEEEVSIHPNDIMQAERQLVGSFGFQGGPLASRSEFATVLDLIGDGRINPEPMITDTVPLDGVEAAFEDLRDPDSDQIKVLVEP; encoded by the coding sequence GTGATACAACCACACAGGATGATGAAGGCTGTATACCTGCATGGACCGAGAGACCTCCGTGTCGAGGACGCCGACCGGCGGGACGTCGCTCCAGGAACGGTCGCGGTCGATATCGAGTACACAGGGATCTGCGGCTCGGATCTCCACGAGTACGAGGCGGGACCGGTTCCGATCCGGGCAGAGGGAACCGATCACTCGATACCGGAGTCGGACTGGGACGAGCACTTGCCGAAACCGATGGGACACGAGATCGCCGGCACCGTCTCGACTGTCGGTGAGAACGTCGAGGGCATCGACGTCGGCGATCGCGTCACGTTGAACATGGTGGCCGGTTGCCACGATTGCCGCTACTGCGCGACGGGCAAGTACCACCTCTGCGAGCAGGGCGACGGCGGCGTCGTCTCTAGTCGCGGATTCGCCGATCGAATCGTCGTTCCCGAGTCGATGGCAGTGCCCATCCCGGACGAGGTATCGCTGCGTCACGCGACGCTGGCGGAACCGCTCGGTGTGTCCCTCCGTGGCGTCCGCCGATCGGGGCTCGATTCGACCGATCGCGTTGCAGTGTTCGGAGCTGGCCCTATCGGCCTGGGCGTCGTTGCGGCCGCGGCGGCAGGCGGGGCACGCGAGATCTACGTCAGCGAACCACGAGCGGCCCGTCGGGAGGCCGCAGAAGCGCTCGGCGCCGACGTTGTTATCGATCCGACCGCCATCGATGCGGTCGAACGCATTAAGCGCGAGACCGACCGCGTAGAGGTGTCCTTTGAGTGTGCTGGAACGGCGACGACGCTGACGGATGCTCTTCGAAGCACCGCGTACGGCGAAACGGTCGTCGTTCTCAGCGTATTCGAAGAGGAGGTTTCTATCCATCCGAACGATATTATGCAGGCAGAACGGCAACTCGTCGGGTCATTTGGCTTTCAGGGCGGACCGCTGGCCTCGCGGTCCGAATTTGCGACCGTGTTAGATCTGATCGGCGACGGCCGCATCAATCCTGAGCCGATGATCACCGATACGGTACCGCTCGACGGCGTCGAAGCGGCGTTCGAAGATCTTCGCGATCCCGATAGCGATCAAATCAAAGTGCTCGTCGAACCCTGA
- a CDS encoding ABC transporter ATP-binding protein — MADPVLEIENLDVSYGKTQALDDVSLRVEEGETVGVIGPNGAGKTTLFDTLSGIKEYDGSIKLFGKELSDLSKREIVDRGLVHCSEEHDLFPFFSVHENLLMGAYPRKDQKAAMETIDRVYELFPRLDERREQDAETLSGGEQQMLAIGRALVSDPELLILDEPTLGLAPVIINDLDDTFEQLQREGLTILIAEQNTTFAMRHAERLYLLETGEITLEGPAEELQEDEYVRDAYIGVT, encoded by the coding sequence ATGGCCGATCCGGTCCTCGAAATCGAGAATCTCGACGTCTCCTACGGGAAGACCCAGGCGCTCGACGACGTCTCGCTGCGAGTAGAGGAAGGCGAGACGGTCGGCGTTATCGGTCCGAACGGCGCGGGAAAAACGACACTGTTCGACACGCTCTCTGGCATCAAGGAGTACGACGGGAGTATCAAACTGTTCGGAAAAGAACTGTCCGATCTCTCCAAACGAGAGATCGTCGACCGGGGTCTCGTCCACTGCAGCGAGGAACACGATCTCTTCCCCTTCTTTTCCGTCCACGAAAACCTCCTGATGGGCGCATACCCTCGGAAGGATCAGAAGGCCGCTATGGAGACGATCGACCGGGTTTACGAGCTGTTCCCCCGGTTAGACGAGCGCAGAGAGCAGGACGCGGAGACGCTGAGCGGCGGTGAGCAGCAGATGCTCGCCATCGGTCGGGCACTGGTCAGCGATCCGGAACTGCTCATTCTGGACGAGCCGACGCTCGGACTCGCGCCGGTCATCATCAACGACCTCGACGATACCTTCGAGCAACTCCAGCGGGAAGGGCTCACCATCCTGATCGCCGAACAGAATACCACCTTCGCGATGCGTCACGCCGAACGGCTCTATCTGCTCGAGACCGGCGAAATCACCCTCGAAGGCCCGGCGGAAGAGCTCCAAGAGGATGAGTACGTTCGCGACGCGTACATCGGCGTGACCTGA
- a CDS encoding SDR family NAD(P)-dependent oxidoreductase: MSDQFDLSERVAVVTGGGRGIGRAIAVELANAGAAVVPSARSTGEIQAVADEIRNDGGEALAVPADVTDPDAVANVIDKTEDEFGGIDVVVNNAGFNPDDALGRPNDVPTESLDRVLDVNLNGAYEVTTAAADGLLESDGGSVINVASVGGLVGLPRQHPYVASKHGLVGLTKSLSLDWAPDVRVNAIAPGYVSTELTDDLESNEQLRQSIIDRTPLDRFADPEEIAGPAVFLASDAASYVTGTVLAADGGWTAR; this comes from the coding sequence ATGAGTGACCAATTTGACCTCTCTGAACGAGTCGCAGTGGTAACGGGCGGCGGGCGTGGCATCGGTCGCGCCATTGCCGTCGAACTAGCAAACGCCGGCGCAGCAGTTGTTCCGAGCGCCCGTTCGACTGGCGAGATCCAGGCGGTCGCAGACGAAATCAGGAACGACGGCGGAGAAGCGCTCGCCGTTCCGGCGGACGTGACTGATCCGGACGCCGTTGCGAACGTGATCGACAAAACCGAAGACGAGTTCGGGGGTATCGATGTCGTCGTCAATAACGCCGGCTTCAACCCTGACGATGCGCTCGGCCGTCCGAACGACGTCCCGACTGAGAGTCTCGATCGCGTCCTCGACGTCAATCTGAACGGAGCCTACGAGGTGACGACCGCGGCCGCTGACGGGCTTCTCGAGAGCGACGGAGGCTCGGTGATCAACGTCGCCAGCGTCGGTGGCTTGGTCGGCCTCCCGCGACAGCATCCATACGTCGCCTCGAAACACGGCCTCGTCGGTCTTACGAAGAGCCTCTCACTCGATTGGGCGCCCGACGTCCGTGTTAACGCCATCGCACCAGGATACGTCTCGACGGAACTCACCGATGACCTCGAATCGAACGAACAGCTTCGACAGTCAATCATCGACCGCACGCCGCTCGACCGATTCGCTGACCCCGAGGAGATCGCCGGTCCGGCGGTCTTTCTCGCGAGTGATGCTGCGAGCTACGTGACTGGGACTGTTCTCGCAGCGGACGGTGGCTGGACCGCACGATAA
- a CDS encoding long-chain fatty acid--CoA ligase produces MSDLTLQPFFWRPTALFPEKRIVSRTADGVTDYTYGAVGIRVRSLVAALQDRGFGSGDRIGTFGWNHHRHLETYFAAPLSGAQLHTINVQLGDDDIVYIVEDAADDILFVDPGEPFETIERLWDDLPVDEVIVMSESIPETNVNAVAYEDLVDEYDPVAETDLPDLEEDDPAGMCYTSGTTGRPKGVEYSHKMIYAHAMMVMTPAGLDVSERDVVMPVVPMFHVNSWEFPYAATMAGTTQVYPGPAPSAADLLALIEEESVTMTAGVPTVWIDLLEHIDEHGGDLSSLERIIVGGSAAPEEMMRRYDDEFDVTVEHAWGMTETMSIGSVSRPKARMDEWDRSRKYEKRRKQGLLSPGLEMRVVDDAGDEIDWDGESAGELLVRGPSVVTEYYNRPEANEKDFDGDWLKTGDIATVDEDGYIEIVDRAKDIIKSGGEWISSIALENALMAHDAVVEAAVIGVPHEKWQERPFACVVTAEGTETNEDELLNFLDDELDQPDWWYPDEIREVQIIPKTATGKFDKKALRNQINRNPTNE; encoded by the coding sequence ATGTCTGATCTGACTCTCCAACCGTTTTTCTGGCGCCCGACGGCGCTCTTCCCAGAGAAACGGATTGTCTCGCGAACTGCCGATGGCGTCACGGACTACACGTATGGCGCGGTCGGTATCCGCGTCCGATCGCTGGTCGCTGCACTCCAGGACCGCGGCTTCGGTTCCGGCGATCGGATCGGTACGTTCGGGTGGAATCACCACCGCCACCTCGAGACCTACTTCGCAGCTCCGCTGTCTGGTGCCCAGTTGCACACGATCAACGTTCAACTGGGCGACGACGATATCGTCTACATCGTCGAAGACGCCGCCGACGATATCCTGTTCGTCGATCCAGGCGAACCGTTCGAGACGATCGAGCGGTTGTGGGACGACCTACCGGTCGACGAAGTCATCGTGATGTCCGAATCGATCCCCGAGACCAACGTTAACGCCGTCGCCTACGAGGACCTCGTCGACGAGTACGATCCGGTCGCGGAGACCGATCTCCCTGACCTCGAGGAAGACGATCCGGCCGGGATGTGCTATACGTCCGGCACAACTGGACGGCCAAAAGGCGTCGAATACTCCCACAAGATGATCTATGCCCACGCGATGATGGTAATGACGCCCGCCGGTCTCGACGTCAGCGAGCGCGACGTGGTGATGCCGGTCGTGCCGATGTTCCACGTCAACTCCTGGGAGTTTCCGTACGCCGCGACGATGGCCGGTACAACGCAGGTCTATCCTGGACCCGCACCGAGCGCGGCCGACCTGCTGGCGTTAATCGAAGAGGAAAGCGTCACCATGACCGCCGGCGTGCCGACGGTCTGGATCGACCTCCTCGAACACATCGACGAACACGGCGGGGACCTCTCTAGCTTAGAGCGGATTATCGTCGGAGGTAGTGCTGCTCCCGAGGAAATGATGCGGCGCTACGACGACGAGTTCGACGTCACCGTCGAGCACGCGTGGGGAATGACTGAGACGATGAGTATCGGCTCGGTCTCCCGACCGAAGGCCCGGATGGACGAGTGGGACCGTAGCCGCAAGTATGAGAAACGCCGCAAGCAAGGGCTGCTCTCACCGGGCCTCGAGATGCGCGTCGTCGACGACGCCGGCGATGAGATCGATTGGGACGGCGAGTCCGCCGGCGAACTGCTGGTCCGCGGCCCGTCCGTCGTCACGGAATACTACAACCGTCCTGAAGCTAACGAGAAAGACTTTGACGGCGACTGGCTGAAGACCGGCGACATCGCTACTGTCGACGAGGACGGCTACATCGAGATCGTCGACCGCGCAAAAGACATCATCAAGAGCGGCGGTGAGTGGATTTCCTCGATTGCGCTCGAGAATGCCCTGATGGCCCACGATGCGGTCGTCGAGGCGGCCGTAATTGGTGTCCCACACGAAAAGTGGCAGGAGCGGCCGTTCGCATGCGTCGTAACTGCTGAAGGAACGGAAACGAACGAGGATGAATTACTGAACTTCCTCGACGACGAACTCGATCAGCCCGACTGGTGGTACCCTGATGAGATCAGGGAAGTCCAGATAATTCCGAAGACGGCGACCGGAAAGTTTGATAAGAAAGCCCTTCGCAACCAGATCAACAGAAATCCGACCAATGAGTGA
- a CDS encoding TRAP transporter permease, with amino-acid sequence MSSSKQSAKFASLQSIPRIAAIQYIIAIAFWAFVSWQTIEQGLARPLFGVIVLGGAITAYTIENTHEARQKEQTGRTVALVISLVANIITTVYVITNFQELQTVRVGYGTQVDYVIAAVFIATILYLTYDAYGTAFVGMIIAVILYSQFGYLFPSWLYHGGLSIERGLQVGMLDFQGIYGSLTQIMGTMVAPFLLLAGLLRSFGGFGLIVRGAFWLSSRVKTGVGQMAVVSSLLIGSINGSALANTTITGSFTIPVLKSTGIKKEQAAAIEAVASSGGQIMPPVMGVAAFLMADILARPLLDIFVAAAVPALIFYLTISISVYQINKQETDTQLLSRSRVIEEIPEMRDWLETEHPRQDAFGYRLLEVLQFLIPIGVLFYQLGVARTTVMRAGMFAAGTMVLTGFVFLIVSNLLDPTTELNAVPQSALSQFGTGIRDGMESLAPLTVVVAAIGLMVDTLFTTGLPATLAFALIDISGGVLPILLVMTMVLCIILGMGMPTSASYLVVALLIAPNLIEFGIPELPAHFFVLYFAILAAITPPIAPGIVIASGIADADFWKSCAEAMKIAIPVFILPFAFIYNPQLVSPNVTLNTIVTAVAVVIGTAILSIGLNSKGFSSRLSSKATPVVGNLAQIGVILVGIVIMVVPK; translated from the coding sequence ATGAGTTCCTCAAAACAGTCAGCAAAATTTGCATCCCTGCAATCGATACCTCGGATTGCTGCAATTCAGTATATAATTGCCATTGCCTTCTGGGCATTCGTATCTTGGCAAACAATTGAACAGGGACTTGCAAGGCCCCTATTCGGTGTTATCGTGCTTGGGGGCGCAATTACGGCTTATACTATCGAAAATACCCACGAAGCTAGACAGAAAGAACAGACTGGTCGGACTGTAGCTCTGGTTATCTCACTAGTAGCTAATATAATTACCACTGTGTATGTGATTACGAATTTCCAAGAGCTCCAGACAGTCCGTGTAGGATACGGTACTCAGGTCGATTATGTCATTGCAGCTGTGTTTATCGCTACCATTCTCTACCTAACCTACGACGCATACGGTACAGCGTTTGTAGGAATGATTATTGCAGTCATTCTCTACAGTCAGTTTGGGTATCTCTTCCCATCTTGGCTCTACCACGGTGGCCTAAGCATCGAACGTGGCCTTCAGGTGGGAATGCTGGACTTTCAAGGAATCTATGGGTCCCTCACTCAAATCATGGGAACGATGGTTGCACCATTCCTTTTACTAGCCGGCTTACTCCGTAGTTTCGGCGGTTTCGGGCTGATTGTCCGCGGCGCATTCTGGCTTTCAAGTCGGGTGAAAACCGGCGTCGGCCAGATGGCCGTCGTCAGCAGTCTGTTAATTGGATCGATCAATGGCAGCGCCTTGGCGAACACAACAATCACCGGATCCTTCACGATCCCGGTTCTGAAGAGTACGGGCATCAAGAAAGAACAGGCTGCTGCAATAGAAGCTGTCGCATCCTCGGGTGGACAGATTATGCCTCCAGTGATGGGTGTCGCTGCCTTCCTTATGGCTGACATCCTCGCCCGGCCCCTTCTGGATATTTTTGTGGCCGCTGCTGTCCCAGCATTGATCTTCTACCTCACAATCTCCATATCTGTCTACCAGATCAACAAACAAGAAACAGACACCCAGTTACTCTCGCGATCCCGCGTTATTGAAGAGATTCCCGAGATGCGGGATTGGCTGGAGACAGAGCATCCCCGCCAGGACGCATTTGGTTATCGCCTTCTTGAGGTTCTACAATTCCTCATCCCAATTGGGGTTCTCTTCTATCAATTAGGCGTCGCTCGAACGACTGTGATGCGTGCAGGGATGTTCGCTGCAGGTACAATGGTTCTCACTGGGTTTGTATTCCTGATTGTAAGCAATCTCCTTGACCCGACAACGGAACTCAATGCAGTTCCGCAATCAGCACTTTCACAGTTCGGAACCGGGATCCGAGATGGCATGGAGTCGCTCGCCCCACTTACAGTCGTCGTTGCGGCGATTGGACTGATGGTCGATACGTTGTTCACCACCGGATTGCCTGCTACTCTTGCGTTTGCTCTCATTGACATATCTGGCGGTGTATTACCTATTTTGCTAGTCATGACGATGGTCCTCTGTATCATCCTTGGGATGGGTATGCCAACAAGTGCATCATATCTCGTCGTTGCACTACTCATCGCGCCTAACCTGATTGAGTTCGGTATCCCAGAACTACCAGCACACTTCTTCGTGCTCTACTTTGCGATTTTGGCTGCCATCACTCCACCAATTGCCCCAGGAATTGTTATTGCCAGTGGAATTGCTGATGCTGACTTTTGGAAAAGTTGTGCCGAAGCGATGAAAATAGCAATTCCTGTATTTATCCTTCCCTTCGCATTCATTTATAACCCTCAACTGGTTTCACCAAATGTCACACTGAACACCATCGTAACGGCGGTAGCAGTGGTCATCGGTACGGCTATACTCTCTATTGGTCTCAACTCGAAGGGATTCAGCTCTCGGTTGTCATCAAAAGCAACGCCAGTAGTCGGCAATCTCGCTCAGATAGGGGTGATTCTCGTCGGGATCGTGATTATGGTAGTTCCAAAATAA
- the lpdA gene encoding dihydrolipoyl dehydrogenase encodes MSSTDVLVIGGGPGGYTAAIRSAQRDRDVTLVERDGVGGTCLNHGCIPSKALLTASNLVTELESASQMGIYAEPFVDVGEMVEWKDDVVERLTGGVESLCEANGVTVREGTARFAGDHAVEIVSEDGTVDELEFETAIVATGSRPMSVPGFSFDDDPILNSREALALEAAPRSLAVVGAGYIGMELSTVFAKLGTDVTVVEMEGDILPGYESDLSRPVQKRAESLGVDFQFGQVATEWSRADDGSVILQTEDTDGNEQETVAEQVLVAIGRQPVTETLNLEPIGIEPDESGFLETDDQMRTTRDHVFAVGDVAGEPMLAHKAAAEGLVAAEVVSGGDAELNEAAIPTAVFTDPEIATVGLTEAEARAVGHSPVVGEFPFDASGRALTLSETEGFVRVVAEEDAGRLLGAQIVGPDASELIGELGLAVETGLTLENVAGTVHMHPTLSEAVMEACENALDQAIHTLNR; translated from the coding sequence ATGTCATCGACTGACGTTCTCGTAATAGGCGGTGGTCCGGGCGGATACACCGCTGCGATTCGTTCCGCACAGCGTGACCGCGACGTCACCCTGGTCGAACGAGACGGTGTCGGTGGGACGTGCCTCAACCACGGCTGTATCCCCTCGAAGGCACTGCTAACGGCCTCGAACCTCGTCACCGAACTCGAGTCCGCCTCGCAAATGGGGATTTATGCGGAACCGTTCGTCGACGTCGGTGAAATGGTCGAGTGGAAGGACGACGTCGTTGAACGGCTCACCGGCGGTGTTGAGAGCCTCTGTGAGGCGAACGGTGTCACCGTGAGAGAGGGGACGGCACGCTTTGCGGGCGATCACGCCGTCGAAATCGTCTCGGAAGACGGTACCGTCGACGAACTCGAGTTCGAAACGGCAATCGTCGCGACCGGCAGCCGTCCGATGAGCGTTCCGGGCTTTTCGTTTGACGACGACCCGATTCTGAACTCCCGGGAGGCACTCGCGCTCGAGGCGGCGCCGCGGTCGCTAGCCGTCGTCGGTGCGGGATACATCGGGATGGAACTCTCGACGGTGTTCGCGAAACTCGGAACGGACGTGACGGTCGTCGAGATGGAAGGCGACATCCTGCCGGGGTACGAATCGGATCTCTCTCGGCCGGTTCAGAAACGCGCTGAATCGCTCGGCGTCGACTTCCAGTTCGGTCAGGTCGCGACCGAGTGGTCTCGAGCGGACGACGGGAGCGTTATCCTCCAGACGGAAGACACGGACGGGAACGAACAGGAGACGGTCGCGGAGCAAGTCCTCGTCGCGATCGGTCGACAGCCCGTTACCGAGACGCTCAATCTCGAACCGATCGGAATCGAACCGGACGAGAGTGGGTTCCTCGAAACCGACGACCAGATGCGGACCACTCGCGACCATGTCTTCGCAGTCGGTGACGTCGCCGGCGAGCCGATGCTGGCACACAAAGCGGCTGCGGAGGGTCTCGTCGCCGCGGAAGTCGTATCCGGGGGCGATGCCGAACTCAATGAGGCTGCGATTCCGACTGCGGTGTTCACCGATCCGGAGATTGCTACCGTCGGACTAACGGAGGCTGAAGCGCGCGCTGTCGGTCACTCGCCGGTTGTCGGGGAGTTCCCGTTCGACGCGAGCGGCCGAGCGCTTACCCTCTCGGAGACGGAGGGGTTCGTCCGCGTCGTCGCCGAGGAGGACGCCGGCCGACTCCTCGGGGCGCAAATCGTCGGTCCGGACGCGTCCGAGCTGATTGGTGAACTCGGGCTGGCGGTCGAGACAGGGCTGACTCTCGAGAACGTCGCCGGAACCGTTCACATGCATCCGACGCTCTCCGAAGCGGTCATGGAAGCGTGCGAGAATGCGCTCGATCAGGCGATACACACGCTAAACAGATGA
- a CDS encoding phosphotransferase family protein, with the protein MTVTDEDQYLNRLVDEDALRSYLGETLGEAESVSVLRHDEGHSNETLFIEWDDREYVLRRPPAGETADTAHDVLREYRTIDALQETSVPVPETVLACEDESVIGSEFYVMGREAGDVLRDTEPERFATPDHRTAIGEELVDALASIHSVDYEAVGLGDFGRPAGFTERQVDRWQQQLEWAFEVTEAEREVPELDRVGEWLQENVPADHAHTLVHGDYKLDNVLFEPGVPPRLGAIFDWELSTLGDPLTDLGWMLLFWHDPSDPAPPMPELMSTVMAQEGYPTRDELVARYERQTGVEFENRRFYQVLAAYKMAGLGEMFFRRYLEGNSADPLYPKMEKGVPLLAEQTVALIEGERNL; encoded by the coding sequence ATCACCGTGACGGATGAGGACCAGTATCTGAATCGACTCGTCGACGAGGACGCGTTACGGAGTTACCTCGGGGAGACCCTCGGCGAGGCCGAGTCGGTCTCGGTGCTGCGCCACGACGAAGGCCACTCGAACGAGACGCTGTTCATCGAGTGGGACGACCGCGAGTACGTGTTGCGACGCCCACCCGCTGGAGAAACCGCAGACACGGCTCACGACGTCCTCAGAGAGTATCGTACAATCGACGCACTCCAGGAGACGAGCGTCCCGGTTCCCGAAACCGTTCTCGCGTGCGAGGACGAGTCAGTGATCGGCAGTGAGTTCTACGTCATGGGTCGTGAGGCCGGAGACGTACTCCGAGACACAGAGCCCGAGCGGTTCGCGACGCCGGATCACCGGACTGCGATCGGCGAAGAACTGGTCGATGCGCTCGCGAGCATCCATTCCGTCGATTACGAGGCGGTCGGACTCGGCGACTTCGGACGTCCCGCCGGCTTTACCGAACGACAGGTCGATCGGTGGCAGCAACAACTCGAGTGGGCGTTCGAAGTAACCGAAGCCGAGCGTGAGGTCCCTGAACTCGACCGCGTCGGTGAGTGGTTGCAGGAGAACGTCCCGGCGGATCACGCACACACGCTAGTTCACGGTGATTACAAACTTGACAACGTGCTGTTCGAACCGGGCGTGCCACCACGACTAGGTGCCATTTTCGACTGGGAACTGTCGACGCTCGGCGATCCGTTAACGGATCTTGGATGGATGCTGCTCTTCTGGCACGATCCGTCCGATCCGGCTCCGCCGATGCCGGAACTGATGAGTACGGTCATGGCTCAGGAGGGGTATCCAACTCGAGACGAACTCGTCGCTCGATACGAACGGCAGACGGGCGTCGAATTCGAGAATCGACGGTTCTATCAGGTACTCGCGGCGTACAAGATGGCCGGACTCGGAGAGATGTTCTTCCGGCGATATCTGGAAGGAAACTCCGCCGATCCGTTGTATCCGAAGATGGAAAAGGGCGTGCCGCTGCTTGCCGAACAGACGGTCGCACTTATCGAGGGGGAACGAAACCTGTGA